From the genome of Nocardia sp. NBC_01503, one region includes:
- a CDS encoding SDR family oxidoreductase translates to MTRLRTGLLDGKVVVMSGVGPGLGRSICLEAAAAGAKVVLAARTESRLKEVAAEIEAEGGETLCVPTDITEDEQVRNLLDRTVDTFGKVDVLVNNAFSVPSMKPLARTDYQQIRDSIELTVLGGLRMTQTFTDALAETKGNVVMINSAVLRHSEPRYGSYKVAKSALLAMSQTLATELGDKGIRVNTVAPGYIWTDQLKWYFGEIAKKYGITEEQVYQQTAAKSDLKRLPLPDEIARTVVFLASPFANAITGQTIDVNCGEYHV, encoded by the coding sequence ATGACCCGGCTCAGGACAGGACTGCTCGACGGCAAGGTCGTGGTGATGAGCGGGGTGGGCCCCGGCCTCGGCCGCTCCATCTGCCTCGAAGCCGCCGCGGCCGGCGCGAAGGTCGTGCTGGCCGCTCGCACCGAATCCCGGTTGAAGGAGGTCGCCGCCGAGATCGAGGCCGAGGGCGGTGAAACCCTGTGCGTGCCCACCGATATCACCGAGGACGAGCAGGTGCGGAACCTCCTCGATCGCACCGTCGACACCTTCGGCAAGGTCGATGTGCTGGTGAACAACGCCTTCTCGGTGCCGTCCATGAAACCCTTGGCGCGCACCGACTATCAGCAGATCCGCGACAGCATCGAACTCACCGTGCTGGGCGGCCTGCGCATGACGCAGACCTTCACCGACGCGCTCGCCGAGACCAAGGGCAATGTCGTCATGATCAATTCGGCGGTGCTGCGGCACTCCGAACCCCGCTACGGTAGCTACAAGGTCGCCAAATCCGCACTGCTGGCCATGTCGCAGACCCTGGCCACCGAACTCGGCGATAAGGGTATCCGGGTCAATACCGTTGCCCCCGGCTACATTTGGACCGATCAGCTGAAGTGGTACTTCGGCGAGATCGCCAAGAAGTACGGCATCACCGAGGAGCAGGTCTACCAGCAGACCGCCGCCAAATCCGATCTCAAGCGGCTGCCCCTGCCCGATGAGATCGCCCGGACCGTCGTCTTCCTGGCCTCACCGTTCGCCAATGCCATCACCGGCCAGACCATCGACGTCAACTGCGGCGAGTACCACGTCTGA
- a CDS encoding L,D-transpeptidase has product MSGNQFRKRSACTAVLTGMASAALAMAGTAQAEPLWPGGPDVPGVPAIIQPPAPAPVVAPCATEGARVCMSLSENEAWLMENGKVIYGPTPISHGRPGFETPPGVFHVASKKEYHWSTMHNAEMKWAVFFNGDIATHIGPIEEQSHGCIRMTPEGAETLYRWVSPGDIIEVVH; this is encoded by the coding sequence ATGAGCGGCAATCAATTCCGTAAGCGATCGGCCTGTACCGCGGTACTCACCGGTATGGCGTCGGCGGCCCTGGCCATGGCCGGTACCGCCCAGGCCGAACCGCTATGGCCCGGCGGCCCCGATGTCCCCGGCGTCCCGGCGATCATTCAGCCGCCGGCCCCCGCGCCGGTGGTAGCGCCCTGCGCCACCGAGGGTGCGCGGGTGTGTATGAGCCTGTCCGAGAACGAGGCCTGGCTCATGGAGAACGGCAAGGTCATCTACGGCCCCACCCCGATCTCGCACGGCCGCCCCGGTTTCGAGACACCCCCGGGGGTCTTCCACGTGGCCTCCAAGAAGGAGTACCACTGGTCGACCATGCATAACGCCGAGATGAAGTGGGCCGTGTTCTTCAACGGCGATATCGCCACCCATATCGGCCCGATCGAAGAGCAGTCGCACGGCTGTATCCGCATGACACCCGAAGGCGCGGAGACCCTCTACCGCTGGGTCTCCCCCGGCGACATCATCGAGGTAGTCCACTAA
- a CDS encoding NUDIX hydrolase, with protein METITSREIYSNRWITLREDVIRHDNGESGIYAHIDKSDFAIIVPFDGARFHLVEQFRYPLRQRCWEFPGGSVPGAREFDPIEVAQQELREETGLRAAELTYLGKLAAAPATSNHYGHVVLATDLTEGEPERESTEQDMRAAWFTRAELESMIADGVIVDSHSVAAYMLLLLHERTD; from the coding sequence ATGGAGACGATCACATCCCGGGAGATCTACTCGAATCGCTGGATCACGCTCCGCGAGGACGTCATTCGCCATGACAACGGCGAGAGCGGCATCTACGCGCATATCGACAAGTCCGACTTCGCGATTATCGTGCCGTTCGACGGAGCGCGGTTCCATCTGGTGGAACAGTTCAGATACCCGCTGCGGCAACGCTGTTGGGAGTTCCCAGGCGGTTCGGTGCCGGGTGCGCGGGAGTTCGATCCCATCGAGGTGGCCCAGCAGGAGCTCCGGGAGGAGACCGGCCTGCGCGCCGCGGAGCTCACCTACCTCGGCAAGCTCGCGGCCGCCCCGGCGACGAGCAACCACTACGGCCACGTGGTGCTGGCCACCGACCTCACCGAGGGCGAGCCCGAACGCGAGTCGACCGAACAGGATATGCGCGCCGCCTGGTTCACCCGCGCCGAGCTGGAATCGATGATCGCCGACGGGGTGATCGTCGATTCGCACAGTGTCGCCGCCTATATGTTGCTGCTCCTGCACGAGCGCACAGACTGA
- a CDS encoding helix-turn-helix transcriptional regulator: MADRSALAEFLRTRRNRLRPSDVGLPEGNNRRAPGLRRQEVAQLAGISVDYYIRIEQARGAKPSRQVLAALARAMMMTADERDYLFRMGGEHPPTVAGPDRTVPRSVRIMLDTLGSPAYVVDASYEILAWNRSAISFIGDLDAQPHHERNMVRWMFRQPTDHPRLSQQDTLHFLRSTVADLRVAYARYPGNPELARLITELLGTAPRFAEMWNSHDVEARRAHHKRIDHPDLGPLEFECQVLHVADTDQRMIVYCATPGTRTAEVFHTLTTESARAR, translated from the coding sequence ATGGCGGATCGAAGCGCACTGGCCGAATTCCTGCGCACCCGGCGGAACCGATTGCGGCCCAGCGATGTCGGACTACCCGAGGGGAACAATCGGCGCGCCCCCGGACTGCGGCGACAGGAGGTCGCACAGTTGGCGGGCATCTCGGTCGACTACTACATCCGAATAGAGCAGGCGCGCGGTGCGAAACCGTCACGGCAGGTGCTGGCGGCGCTGGCGCGGGCGATGATGATGACCGCGGATGAGCGCGACTACCTGTTCCGCATGGGCGGGGAGCATCCGCCCACCGTGGCCGGACCCGATCGCACGGTGCCCCGATCGGTGCGCATCATGCTCGATACGCTCGGCTCGCCCGCCTACGTCGTGGACGCCAGCTATGAGATCCTCGCCTGGAATCGCAGCGCCATCTCCTTCATCGGCGATCTGGATGCCCAACCGCACCATGAGCGCAATATGGTCCGCTGGATGTTCCGGCAGCCGACCGACCACCCGCGCCTGTCACAGCAGGACACGCTGCACTTCCTCCGCTCCACCGTCGCCGACCTGCGCGTCGCCTACGCCCGCTATCCCGGCAATCCGGAGCTGGCCCGGCTGATCACCGAATTGCTCGGCACCGCACCGCGTTTCGCCGAGATGTGGAACTCACACGATGTCGAGGCCCGGCGGGCGCATCACAAGCGCATCGACCACCCCGATCTCGGCCCGCTCGAATTCGAATGCCAGGTGCTGCATGTCGCCGATACCGATCAGCGGATGATCGTCTACTGCGCGACCCCGGGCACCCGGACCGCCGAGGTATTCCACACCCTCACAACAGAATCCGCCCGGGCGCGCTGA
- a CDS encoding IclR family transcriptional regulator — protein MAEIVSPAALSAADTRTSGEPSAASPPTRRVVQTIELLSRHPAEHLSLAQIVRGTGMSRATAHAVLTQLTADGWTIRDGDGNYCLGLGLMTVARRAEAAFPLRRLAAEAIQRLADAHRIPAFLAEREGDSIVITEVIGTPSVPWMRAGRHIPFVPPVCREFVAWAPAATREHWLAAAEPIHRPRLELVLDAIRTRGYSVERLADDSAPMLEALTALRHSPVTDPLRHRLSAMITELITIDYLPDELGEHNAVVSVAAPIFGADGEVVASIVACPDTQLPAARLVELAEATVAAASVVGAAVHR, from the coding sequence TTGGCTGAAATCGTCTCCCCCGCAGCCCTATCCGCCGCGGACACCCGCACCAGCGGTGAGCCGAGCGCCGCCTCTCCCCCGACGCGACGCGTGGTACAGACGATCGAATTGCTCTCCCGCCACCCCGCCGAACATCTGTCGCTCGCACAAATTGTGCGTGGCACGGGAATGTCCCGCGCCACGGCACACGCGGTACTGACCCAGCTCACCGCCGACGGCTGGACCATTCGCGATGGCGACGGCAATTACTGCCTGGGGCTGGGGTTGATGACGGTAGCGCGGCGCGCCGAGGCGGCGTTTCCGCTGCGCAGGCTGGCGGCGGAGGCCATCCAGCGACTGGCCGACGCGCACCGCATCCCCGCGTTTCTGGCTGAGCGCGAAGGCGATTCGATCGTCATCACCGAGGTGATCGGCACGCCGTCGGTGCCGTGGATGCGCGCCGGGCGGCATATCCCGTTCGTACCGCCGGTGTGTCGCGAATTCGTCGCCTGGGCTCCCGCGGCCACGCGCGAGCATTGGCTGGCGGCGGCCGAGCCGATCCACCGCCCCCGCCTGGAGCTGGTGCTCGATGCGATCCGCACCCGCGGCTATTCGGTCGAACGCCTCGCCGACGACTCCGCCCCCATGCTGGAAGCGCTTACCGCACTGCGCCATTCACCGGTGACCGATCCGCTGCGGCATCGGCTCAGCGCCATGATCACCGAGCTCATCACCATCGACTATCTCCCCGATGAACTGGGCGAGCACAATGCCGTGGTCTCGGTGGCCGCGCCCATCTTCGGCGCGGACGGCGAGGTGGTGGCCTCCATCGTGGCCTGCCCGGACACCCAGCTCCCGGCGGCGCGCCTGGTCGAATTGGCCGAGGCCACCGTCGCGGCGGCATCCGTCGTGGGCGCGGCAGTACATCGCTGA
- a CDS encoding SDR family oxidoreductase yields the protein MTTALITGANKGIGFETARQLAARGITVLMAARDKDLGQAAVDSVKAEGAQAHFVHLDVTDADSIARAAEWIDSEFGSLDILINNAGITGGLDFDGKPSSTTVATLRQVYETNVFGVVAVTNALLPLLRRAAAARIVNVSSEVGSLELMMNPEGPMWQLAAISYPSSKSALNMVTAMYAKELWGTPIKVNAANPGYCATDLNHHSGFRTPAQGAEPSVYLATLPEDGPSGQLWGFEWDEQGGYGRLPW from the coding sequence ATGACCACAGCGCTCATTACCGGAGCCAATAAGGGCATCGGATTCGAAACCGCCCGCCAACTCGCCGCTCGCGGCATCACCGTGCTGATGGCGGCCCGCGATAAGGACCTCGGCCAGGCCGCCGTCGACAGTGTGAAAGCCGAAGGCGCACAGGCGCACTTCGTCCACCTCGATGTCACCGACGCCGACTCCATCGCCCGCGCCGCCGAATGGATCGACTCCGAGTTCGGCAGTCTCGACATTCTGATCAACAATGCCGGTATCACCGGCGGTCTGGATTTCGACGGCAAACCGTCCTCCACCACGGTGGCGACCCTGCGTCAGGTCTACGAGACCAATGTCTTCGGGGTCGTGGCGGTCACCAATGCGCTGCTCCCGCTGCTGCGCCGCGCCGCGGCCGCCCGCATTGTGAATGTCTCCAGTGAAGTCGGATCCCTGGAACTGATGATGAATCCCGAGGGTCCGATGTGGCAGCTGGCCGCGATCTCCTACCCCTCCTCGAAGTCCGCCCTGAACATGGTGACCGCCATGTACGCCAAGGAACTCTGGGGCACCCCGATCAAGGTCAATGCCGCCAACCCCGGCTACTGCGCCACCGATCTCAATCACCACAGCGGGTTCCGCACCCCGGCGCAGGGCGCCGAGCCCTCGGTCTATCTGGCCACCCTCCCGGAAGACGGCCCGTCGGGCCAACTCTGGGGTTTCGAATGGGATGAGCAGGGCGGTTACGGCCGACTGCCCTGGTGA
- a CDS encoding GNAT family N-acetyltransferase, whose amino-acid sequence MTTLPVGLEFEHYDKAQARELRAVVEDIYRRSYVEAIASGDAFDEPEAFMARFDAYTNPAQMSRLELVIARIDGEPVGQAWGWPLRPNAAWWGNLELDDPDADRDEFIAETGRRTFALSELMVCAEHQGHGIARALHDDLLHRRPEERATLLVEPDNSRAYAKYLKWGWRRVGTLRPRWPEAPRLDVLIRDLR is encoded by the coding sequence ATGACTACTCTGCCCGTCGGCCTGGAATTCGAGCACTACGACAAGGCCCAGGCGCGCGAGTTGCGCGCCGTCGTCGAAGACATCTACCGGCGGTCATACGTCGAGGCCATCGCATCCGGCGACGCGTTCGACGAACCCGAGGCATTCATGGCCCGGTTCGACGCGTACACCAACCCGGCCCAAATGTCGCGGCTCGAGCTGGTTATCGCGCGAATCGATGGCGAACCAGTCGGCCAGGCTTGGGGCTGGCCACTTCGCCCCAACGCCGCATGGTGGGGCAACCTCGAACTCGACGATCCAGACGCCGACCGTGACGAGTTCATCGCCGAAACCGGTAGGCGCACATTCGCACTCAGCGAACTTATGGTGTGCGCTGAGCATCAAGGTCACGGGATCGCGCGCGCCCTCCATGATGACCTGCTCCACCGCCGACCCGAGGAACGAGCGACATTGCTTGTCGAGCCGGACAACTCGCGCGCTTACGCCAAATACCTCAAATGGGGCTGGCGTCGAGTTGGCACGCTGCGCCCGCGATGGCCTGAGGCCCCACGCCTCGACGTCCTGATTCGCGACCTCAGATGA
- a CDS encoding helix-turn-helix domain-containing protein yields MVDIDWTPDELEALRAALRMNKVEFCKRIGVTARAHRDWLTGQTQNMREANRRQLFEVLADAEPEQRARFWELVRKGTTAPGADEQTTEGVASKGHSDGTQFGLYSWEVGDDDVRRRDFGKAALASSAIVLLGAKPGQIGMSDVTRLREGVAALELEDQRLGGGRLVDYAVMELAKAKHWREVGTYDTAAGDAFTIATGELAVMAGWLAYDADRQALARRCYADAMALGCEANDPALITRTCLIGGGQLFGLARRGRARPQVALNLATRARDLMRGTPPGRIHALIAVREAQAYGLLCERSAFERAIATAWREMDQASNLEPLDECPRWLWAVTPAEIAAHEARGRAEFEEYDRAIALFDSVADIERFPRNVNNIAAWRAVIRARAGDLRGAVAEAVPVLHTLTGLTSIRTLRNLEPIRASVDENPVGGEFSEMFDALLTKATTA; encoded by the coding sequence ATGGTCGATATCGACTGGACACCAGATGAACTCGAAGCCCTTCGCGCGGCGCTGCGGATGAACAAAGTCGAGTTCTGCAAGCGAATCGGGGTTACGGCGCGCGCACATCGCGACTGGCTGACTGGACAGACCCAGAACATGCGTGAGGCTAACCGGCGGCAGTTGTTCGAGGTTCTCGCAGATGCCGAGCCCGAGCAACGAGCTCGGTTCTGGGAGCTGGTTCGCAAGGGGACGACCGCCCCGGGCGCCGATGAGCAAACCACGGAAGGTGTTGCCAGCAAAGGACATTCCGACGGTACCCAATTCGGGCTGTATTCCTGGGAAGTCGGAGATGACGACGTGAGGCGACGAGATTTTGGCAAGGCAGCGCTAGCGAGTTCGGCGATCGTGCTGTTAGGGGCGAAGCCCGGTCAGATCGGCATGTCCGATGTGACCCGGTTGCGTGAGGGAGTCGCGGCCCTGGAATTGGAGGACCAACGTCTTGGTGGTGGGCGGCTGGTGGATTATGCGGTTATGGAGTTGGCCAAGGCCAAGCACTGGCGCGAGGTTGGCACCTACGACACCGCCGCTGGTGACGCGTTCACGATCGCGACAGGGGAATTGGCGGTCATGGCCGGATGGCTGGCCTACGACGCCGACCGTCAGGCGCTCGCGCGCCGCTGCTACGCCGATGCCATGGCCCTCGGATGCGAGGCCAACGACCCCGCCCTCATCACACGTACCTGCCTGATCGGCGGCGGCCAACTGTTTGGGCTCGCGCGGCGTGGTAGAGCTCGCCCACAGGTCGCACTGAACCTTGCGACCCGCGCTAGGGACCTCATGCGGGGCACGCCGCCGGGTCGAATTCACGCTCTCATCGCTGTACGTGAGGCGCAGGCGTACGGACTCCTGTGCGAGCGTTCGGCATTCGAGCGCGCCATTGCCACCGCGTGGAGAGAGATGGATCAGGCGTCCAATCTCGAGCCGCTCGACGAGTGTCCGCGCTGGCTGTGGGCCGTCACCCCGGCCGAGATCGCCGCGCACGAGGCGCGAGGCCGTGCCGAATTCGAGGAGTACGACCGTGCGATAGCGCTGTTCGACTCGGTTGCCGACATCGAACGCTTTCCGCGAAACGTGAACAACATCGCCGCCTGGCGAGCCGTCATCCGGGCGCGCGCGGGCGATCTTCGTGGGGCAGTCGCCGAGGCCGTGCCCGTCCTCCACACGCTGACCGGTCTGACGTCAATTCGCACGCTGCGTAACCTGGAGCCCATCCGTGCGTCCGTCGATGAGAACCCGGTCGGCGGCGAGTTTTCCGAAATGTTCGACGCCCTCCTGACGAAAGCGACGACAGCATGA
- the cysD gene encoding sulfate adenylyltransferase subunit CysD yields MRAGYELSHLDALEAESVHIIREVAATFERPVLLFSGGKDSAVMLELARRAFWPAPLPFPLLHIDTGRNFDEVLDFRDRTVERLDAQLLVGRVQDDIDAGRVTEKAGESRNRLQTATLLRSIRENRFDAVFGGARRDEEKARAKERVFSFRDEYGAWDPRAQRPEVWSLYNGQHSKGEHIRVFPLSNWTELDIWEYIERAEVALPPLYYAHRRQVLERDGMLLADNKFVPRKPEEPLFEATVRFRTLGDADCTGCVESTAATPAEVIAETAVTRLTERGATRADDRISESGMEDRKREGYF; encoded by the coding sequence ATGCGCGCGGGATACGAGTTGTCGCACCTGGACGCCTTGGAGGCGGAGTCGGTGCACATCATTCGGGAGGTGGCGGCCACCTTCGAACGACCGGTGCTGCTGTTCTCCGGTGGTAAGGATTCGGCGGTCATGTTGGAGCTGGCGCGGCGGGCGTTCTGGCCCGCACCGCTGCCTTTTCCGCTGCTGCACATCGATACGGGCCGGAACTTCGACGAGGTCCTCGACTTCCGGGATCGGACCGTCGAACGGCTCGACGCTCAATTGCTGGTCGGGCGGGTGCAGGACGATATCGACGCCGGGCGCGTCACCGAGAAGGCGGGGGAGTCCCGCAATCGGTTGCAGACCGCGACCCTGCTGCGCAGTATTCGGGAGAACCGCTTCGACGCGGTCTTCGGCGGGGCCCGTCGCGATGAGGAGAAGGCCCGCGCCAAGGAGCGCGTCTTCAGCTTCCGCGACGAGTACGGCGCCTGGGATCCCCGCGCGCAGCGTCCCGAGGTGTGGAGCCTCTACAACGGTCAGCACAGCAAGGGTGAGCACATTCGCGTCTTCCCGCTGTCGAACTGGACCGAGCTCGATATCTGGGAGTACATCGAGCGCGCCGAGGTGGCACTGCCGCCGCTGTACTACGCGCACCGTCGCCAGGTACTGGAACGCGACGGAATGCTGTTGGCGGACAATAAGTTCGTCCCCCGCAAGCCGGAGGAGCCGCTCTTCGAGGCGACCGTGCGCTTCCGCACCCTCGGTGACGCCGACTGCACCGGTTGCGTGGAATCCACCGCCGCCACCCCGGCTGAGGTGATCGCCGAAACCGCCGTCACCCGCCTGACCGAACGCGGCGCCACCCGCGCCGACGACCGCATCTCCGAATCCGGCATGGAAGATCGCAAGCGAGAGGGCTACTTCTGA
- the cysC gene encoding adenylyl-sulfate kinase codes for MRRNLLRLATAGSVDDGKSTLIGRLLFDSKSLFSDQLDAIERASLARGNGGPDLSLVTDGLRAEREQGITIDVAYRYFTTPRRKFVIADTPGHVQYTRNMVTGASTADLALILVDARKGVSEQTRRHAFLSSLLGVGHLVLCVNKMDLVDWSERRFEEIREEFADFATKLDVGDLSFLPLSALHGDNVVEMSTHTPWYAGPPLLRHLEEVHIASDRNLIDARLPVQYVIRPHGENQRSYAGTIAGGIFKPGDEVVALPSGRTSHVTEIWGPGGSKIEEAFAGMAVSLTLDDEIDIGRGDMLARPGNQPHQDRDLDAMICWFSDTSVLRAGNDYSIRTATQNSKVKVTELDYRLDVNTLHRQTEADQLALNDIGRVTLHTRQPIMFDPYRDNRATGSFILVDDTTNQTVAAGMITARTPGIAEATSDRGHRATGRRPRANVVWHNSAVERTQRLSEGMTIWLTGLSGSGKSSIAVELERQLIEAGRPAYLLDGDNLRHGLNNNLGFTDEDRRENIRRVAEVASLFADAGTIAIVSLISPFREQRRDARKLHDDKRLQFHEVFVDTPLEECELRDPKGLYKRARSGELPEFTGISSPYERPEYAELTITPEQGTPTDIAQLIRRELGISS; via the coding sequence ATGCGCCGCAACCTTTTACGGCTCGCCACCGCCGGCAGCGTCGATGACGGCAAATCGACGCTCATCGGCCGCCTGCTCTTCGATTCCAAGTCGCTGTTCAGCGATCAACTCGATGCCATCGAACGCGCCAGCCTGGCCCGCGGCAATGGCGGACCGGACCTGTCCCTGGTCACCGACGGTCTGCGCGCCGAGCGGGAACAGGGCATCACCATCGATGTCGCCTACCGCTACTTCACCACGCCGCGAAGGAAATTCGTCATCGCGGACACCCCGGGGCATGTGCAGTACACCCGCAATATGGTGACCGGCGCGTCCACTGCGGACCTGGCGCTGATCCTGGTCGATGCCCGCAAGGGCGTCTCCGAGCAGACCCGCCGCCACGCCTTCCTGTCCTCGCTGCTCGGTGTCGGCCACCTGGTGCTGTGCGTGAACAAGATGGATCTGGTCGACTGGTCCGAGCGGCGGTTCGAGGAGATCCGCGAGGAGTTCGCCGATTTCGCCACCAAACTCGATGTCGGCGATCTGAGTTTCCTGCCGCTCTCGGCGCTGCACGGTGACAATGTGGTCGAAATGTCCACGCACACACCGTGGTACGCGGGGCCGCCGCTGCTGCGTCACCTCGAAGAGGTGCATATCGCCTCCGACCGCAATCTCATCGACGCCAGATTGCCTGTGCAGTACGTGATTCGGCCGCACGGTGAGAATCAGCGCAGCTATGCGGGCACCATCGCGGGCGGCATCTTCAAGCCCGGTGACGAGGTGGTCGCTCTGCCCTCGGGCCGTACCAGTCACGTGACGGAGATCTGGGGTCCGGGCGGCAGCAAGATCGAGGAAGCCTTCGCGGGGATGGCGGTCTCGCTCACCCTCGATGACGAAATCGATATCGGCCGTGGGGATATGCTCGCCCGCCCCGGTAATCAGCCGCATCAGGATCGCGATCTCGACGCCATGATCTGCTGGTTCTCCGATACCAGCGTGCTGCGCGCCGGGAACGACTACAGTATTCGCACCGCCACGCAGAACTCCAAGGTGAAGGTCACCGAGCTGGACTATCGCCTCGATGTGAACACCCTGCACCGCCAGACCGAGGCGGATCAGCTGGCGCTCAATGACATCGGGCGCGTCACCCTGCACACCCGGCAGCCGATCATGTTCGACCCGTACCGGGACAATCGCGCCACCGGCAGCTTCATCCTGGTGGACGACACCACGAATCAGACCGTCGCGGCGGGCATGATCACCGCGCGCACACCCGGAATCGCCGAGGCGACCAGCGATCGTGGGCACCGCGCCACCGGTCGCCGCCCACGCGCGAATGTGGTGTGGCACAACTCGGCCGTCGAGCGCACGCAGCGCCTGAGTGAGGGTATGACCATCTGGTTGACCGGGCTGTCCGGCTCCGGAAAGTCCTCCATCGCAGTGGAATTGGAACGCCAGCTCATCGAGGCCGGGCGTCCGGCCTATCTGCTCGACGGCGACAACCTGCGGCACGGATTGAACAACAATCTCGGCTTCACCGATGAGGACCGCCGCGAGAACATCCGCCGCGTAGCCGAAGTCGCCTCGCTCTTCGCCGATGCGGGCACCATTGCCATCGTTTCGCTGATCAGCCCGTTCCGCGAGCAGCGCCGAGACGCACGAAAGCTGCACGACGACAAGCGATTGCAGTTCCACGAGGTCTTCGTGGACACACCCCTGGAGGAGTGTGAACTGCGCGATCCCAAGGGCCTGTACAAGCGCGCCCGCTCCGGTGAACTCCCCGAATTCACCGGCATCTCATCGCCTTACGAGCGCCCGGAGTACGCCGAGCTGACCATCACGCCCGAACAGGGCACCCCGACCGACATTGCCCAACTCATCCGCCGAGAACTAGGCATTAGCTCTTGA
- a CDS encoding TetR/AcrR family transcriptional regulator — MTAEPAPRRSDATRAAILEAARRRFAEDGVRKATIRAIAADAGIDPSMVMRYYGSKEGLFAAAVDIQLELPDLSVAQPDSLGELLVRRFLELWENQPGNEVLLTLLRSAVTDDTVTDRVRQIFAEQVMPTVLRFGEPADAPRRAALIVTQMLGIALCRYVLRIPPVLALTPDELVAEVGPTIQRYLTAVPA; from the coding sequence ATGACAGCCGAACCCGCCCCGCGCCGCTCCGACGCTACCCGCGCGGCCATTCTGGAGGCCGCGCGCCGCAGATTCGCCGAGGACGGCGTCCGCAAGGCCACCATTCGCGCCATCGCCGCCGACGCGGGTATCGACCCGTCCATGGTCATGCGCTACTACGGCAGTAAGGAGGGTCTCTTCGCCGCGGCCGTGGACATTCAGCTCGAACTACCGGATCTCTCTGTGGCGCAGCCGGATTCCCTCGGTGAACTACTCGTCCGCCGCTTCCTGGAACTGTGGGAGAACCAACCCGGCAACGAGGTCCTGCTCACCCTGCTGCGCTCGGCGGTCACCGATGACACCGTCACGGATCGCGTTCGCCAGATCTTCGCCGAACAGGTCATGCCCACCGTGCTGCGCTTCGGCGAACCCGCCGACGCCCCCCGCCGCGCCGCCCTCATAGTCACCCAGATGCTCGGTATCGCCCTGTGCCGCTATGTGCTGCGTATTCCGCCGGTGCTGGCTCTCACCCCGGATGAACTGGTCGCGGAGGTCGGCCCCACGATTCAGCGCTATCTCACCGCTGTCCCGGCCTGA
- a CDS encoding type VII secretion target: protein MSFKVDPDALRAWAKWLDGLADDLREVAGKATADASEAFPGTELGASVTSIRDGVQSALKSFASRPDEMADIARGAGGTYEITDDDLAAGFRAMGGLQ from the coding sequence GTGTCGTTCAAAGTCGACCCGGATGCGTTGCGAGCGTGGGCGAAATGGCTGGACGGGTTGGCCGACGACCTCCGCGAGGTCGCGGGCAAGGCGACCGCCGACGCCAGCGAGGCGTTTCCCGGCACCGAGTTGGGTGCCAGCGTAACCAGCATCCGAGATGGGGTGCAGTCGGCGTTGAAAAGTTTCGCGTCCCGCCCGGATGAGATGGCCGACATAGCTCGCGGCGCGGGCGGCACCTACGAGATCACAGACGACGACCTCGCCGCCGGATTCAGGGCGATGGGCGGCTTGCAGTGA